The DNA segment CGACCGAGACGCAGGCGGTGGACCGCACCCACCGCATCGGGCAGACCCGCAACGTGATGGTCTACCGGCTCGTCGCGGCGGGAACGATCGAGGAGAAGGTCATGGCGCTCAAGCAGCGCAAAGCGCAGCTGTTCGACTCGGTGCTCGACGACGGTGCCGAGTTCGGAGAGTCGCTCACGGCCGACGACATCCGCGGGCTGCTCGAGGAGTAGGCGGGCGCGCGCGGATGCTCAGGCTCGACGGCGCCGCGCCGGCGCGGTGAGCCAGGGCCGCAGCATCCGCGTCACGAGGGGGAGCACCCAATACGCCATGATCGGCGTGAGCACCACAGTCGTGATCAGCACCTTGGTGAGCGTCCACAGGTCGTCCCAACCCGGCACGAACGCGACCACGAGCAGTGTGAACGCAAGGTTGACCGGGAAGAAGCCGAGCCAGATGCTAATCGCCTGCTTCCAGCGCGGTGGCGCCACCTCGCTCGCGCCGTCGTGTGTCGCACGCAGGTCGGTGGCGGCGGTCGGGGTGTCGAACCAGCCCTCGATGCCGGTGCGCCGCCGCACCTGACGGTCCTCCACGAGTCCGGTCCCGGTCTCGAGCCATTCGGCGCGCTGGGCGGAGGTATCCCAGTCGGCGAGCGTCGCGGCATCCTGGAACCGGTAGAGCATGTGCCACTCACGGGAGTCGGCCGAGGTGCGTACCCATCCGGAGCCGAGGAACCCGGGCCAAGTACTCGCGAGCCGGACGCCCGCCTGCACCCACCGGGTCACGTCGGGAACCCTGTCGGGGTCTACGTTGCGTGTGATCGACACGGTGACGGGGGAGGACGATTGGAAGCCTGCTTGTGGCGCGCTCATGCCACCAGTATTCGCCGTGCAGGTTTCCATCCGGTAACGCGCGCTGCTCAGGCCGCGCGCCTCAGGCCGCGCGACTCAGAACCAGATGCTCAACCACGGAGCCACCGCGCTGCGGAAGGCCCCGTCGACAGCATCCGCGGATCCCGGCCGCAGCTCGGTGATCCGGCCCGCCCGCTCGAGCACCACCGCGGAGACGCCACCGAGGTACAACGCACCCAGTTCCGCGATGCCCAGCGCGACCGCCGCCGCATCATCCGGAACCTCGCCCTCGAGCGGCGACACCACAGCGGTGCCATCGGCGGCGACGTCGAGCAGAAAGCGACCGCCCGCGAAGCCCAGCGGATCGCTCACCTCAAGCGCGATGCGGCCGGGCGCGCGATACCGGCGGGCCTCGAGCGCGCCCTTAACATCGAGGACGCGGGTCCACAGGTGGTCCTGCTCGTCGTCTTTCTTGGCGGAGCGGAAGTCGGACAGCTGCCAGACCATCGGCTCGTCCACCCGACGCAGCGGCGCCGTGACCGTCGACACGAGGTCGATCTCAAGCAGGTAGCGCCAGAGTCCCGAGTAGGCGTCGTCCGTCGCGGTGGCCAGGTACTCCACGTTGAGGGTCTGGGCCGAGAAGTCTTCGCTCGGCTGCGCGAACGAGTAGATCGCGAAGCCCTGGGGAACCCCGTCGGCGTCGTCGTACCGCACCGCCCGCAGCGTCTTCTTGCGATCGGGGTCGCCGGCAAGCCCGAAGAGCCTGTTCCAGAGGTGCCCACGCACGTCGATCTCGCCCGGCCCGTTCAGCCGAATCCGCTCCACAATGGCCTCGCCGTCTTGGCGTGCCTGCTCGAGTGGCACCATGTGAATGCGACCGGATGCCATAGGCCCCGCCCACTTCGCCGCGCGGGTATTGATCTTCCAGTCGGCCGCAAAAACCGCCGGCCCGAAACCGAAGCGGCCGTAGATCGTCGCCTCCGACACAGTGAGGATCGCGACGGCGATGCCGAGGCGCTGCGCCGTGCGCAGCTCTGCGGTGAGCATGGCGCTCGCAATGCCCCGTCGGCGGTGCGTCGACGCGACCGTGACCGCGCTGATCGCCCACGCCGAGCTGTCGCTCCCGCCCGGCAGGGTCAGCCGTGCCGGCCACGAGCTGACCGTGGAGACCGGGGAGGATGGGTCGGCGGCCGAGTCGTCGTACACGGCCGAGGTGCGCCGGTCTGTCAGGCCGCGCAGCTGGGCGGCGAGCAGCTCGGGCGAGAGCCGCGACTGGTGGAACCCCCGGGCGTCGGCCTCGAGCCACTGCCCGAAGGCATCAGCATCGCCGGTGTCGACGAGTGCGAGGCGCAGCCCGCCTGCGCGCATCCGTTCGGCTGATTCGTCGTCGATCGGAAGGCTCAGGTACTCGGTCATGGTTTCAGGCTAACGGCAGGCCCGTCGACGGCGCAGACGGACCCGAATCCACGTGCATTCGTCGCGTTCACCGGCTTGTCGCGCATACTCGAAGGAGGATTACAGTCCGGACCCCGCTGCTAAACGCAGATCTCTTGCGCTTGTCGGAGGTGGGAAATGCGAGACCAATTGGCTGCAACCGTCGATCACAACACCACGGCGGGATCGCTCGAGCACCTACTCGTTCGCGCCGGCCACGGCGACCAGGGTGCCTTCGCGCTGGAGCGCTTGCGGGCCGAGGACGGCATGGAGGTTCCCGGGGCGCGACAGTCGTCGGGTGCGTGATTGGCCACCGGAGCGATTCGATGGGTTCGGTTGTTCCGGCCCGGTGTGCCGGTTCAGGAGCTTGTCGGCGGAGGCATGAGCTAATCGAAGCTCATGTTTTTCGGGTTATTTCCTCACGTTCTCCCTGATGAGACTGACTTTCCTCACGTTTGCACGAAGGCGAGACAGAAGGTACGTTTACCGAGCACAATTCGATTCAGTTCGCGCCATAAACGGGTCGCGACAGCGTTGATGCGAGCCGCGACCTGAGGCGGTGCACAGGTGGGCTAGGCGTGATCAACCGGGGGGTCGATCGCGCCTAGCGTACTTGCCCATGGCGCCACGTCGGAGGCATGGTCTGCGGGTCCTGCCTCGCCGGATGCTTGAATGGCCACATGAGCGATTCGATGGCCCACCTGCACGACCTCGCCGACTTCGTCCGCGCATCCCCCTCCTCGTTTCACGCTGTCGAGGAGGCCGGTCGCCGGCTCACCGCCGCCGGATTCGTGGCGCTCGACGAGATGGACCCCTGGGAGCGCGGGCCCGGCAAGCGGTTCGTCATCCGAGACGGCGCCATCGTCGCCTGGATCGAGCCCGCCTCGGCGACCGCCACCACCGGATTCCGGATCCTCGGCGCGCACACCGACTCGCCCGGATTCAAGCTCAAGCCCAAGCCGACGACCACCTCGCAGGGCTGGATCCAGGCGGGGGTCGAGGTCTACGGCGGTCCGCTGTTCAACTCCTGGCTCGACCGTGAGCTCGAGTTTGCCGGCCGGCTCGTCTTCGATGACGGCACGACTGCGCTCGTGCGCACCGGACCGTTCCTCCGGTTCCCGCAGCTGTCGGTGCACCTCGACCGCGCTGTCAACGAGGGTCTGAAGCTCGACCCGCAGGCGCACCTCAACCCGGTTATCGGCGTCGGCGACCCGGCGGATGCCGATGTGGTCGACCACCTCGCTCACCTCGCCGGACGGCGTGGATCGGCCGTTGCCGGCTACGACATCGTCGTCGCCGACACCGCACCGCCCGCGGTGTTCGGCCTCGGCTCGCGCCTGTTCGCGTCAGGCCGGCTCGACAACCTCTCCTCGGTGCACGCGGGGCTGACCGCGTTGCTGCGGGTGCCGACGGAGTCGGAGCACATCCTCGTCTTCGCCGCCTTCGACCACGAAGAGGTCGGCTCGGCAACACGGTCGGGGGCCAGCGGCCCGCTGCTGGCCGACGTGCTCGCGCGCATCAAGGAGGGCTCCTCGGTCTCGGATCAGGCGCGCGCGCTCGCCGCATCGTGGTGCCTGTCCGCCGACGCCGGGCACGCCGTGCACCCGAACTACGCCGAACGGCACGACCCCGCGAATCGGCCCATTGTCGGCGGTGGCCCACTGCTGAAGATCAACGCCAACCAGCGCTACGCGACGGATGCCGTCGGGGCCGCCGAGTGGGCGCGCGCCTGCGGTCAGGCGGGGGTCGGGTACCAGGAGTTCGTCTCGAATAACTCGTTGCCGTGCGGGTCGACGATCGGGCCACTGACGGCGACCAGGCTCGGCATCCGCACCATCGATGTCGGCATCGCGCTGCTTTCGATGCACTCCGCCCGCGAGCTCTGCGGCGTCGACGACCCGGCGGCGTTCACCGACGCGATCGAGGCGTTTCTGGCGCCGGCCGGCTGACACCAGGCGGTGGGCGCTCGTCGGGTCTCGCCGGGTCGGGCCGGGTCTCGCCGGGTCGGGCTTCGGGAGGTACAGCTAGGCCTCGAGGTCAGGGTCGTCGGGGAGGAAGACTCGCTTGTATTTGCGGCCGTCGGCGAGGTCGACCGTTCGGGCGGTGAGCGTTCCGCGGGACACCTTGAGGTAGACGGCCTGCGGGGTCACCCCGAGCCGAGCGGCGGCATCCGAGACCGAGAGCCCCGGCAGGTCGGTGGGCACGCTGCTCGGCCGCGCGGCACGCTTGCGCCCCGCCTCATGCCGTGCCGTGATGTCGTCGTCGGTGCCCTGCCAGCGCCACTTGGCCGCCGCCGGTCCGAGTCCGGCAGCCTCGGCGACCTCGTTCCAGGAGCTTCCGCGCTCGAGCGCCTCCCGCACGCTCTGCAGCATCGCGGACTCGGTCTCGAGGGCGGCGGTGAGCGCGCGGATGCAGCGCACCCGCGTGAGCGGATCGGGCGGCGACTCCGCAGACTCGTCCTGAGCGAGTCGATCGAGCGCGGCGCGGGAGGATTCGGAGAGGAAGGGCATGATGCCGCCATGCTAGCGGCGCTCCCGCGTGGCGGTTAGGCGGTCGCGCCGCCGACGGGAAAAAGGTAGTCGTCCGGTGCGACCCAGCGCACCCCGCGGGCGTGGCTGAGCAGAACCCCGCGCAGGATCAGACTCGACGCCGCCGCCGCGGCGTGCAGGGTGCTGGCCCAGGCGAGGTCGGAGGGGGCGAGCATGTGGTCGGCGTACCGCTCGATTACGACAATGACGCCGGCCGCATCGGTGGCCTCGCCGACGTGCGACAGCATGCGGGTGAACCGCTCGGGGTCTCCGGGCGCGGGAAACGAGGGGTGGTCCTGAAGGGGCAGGATAATCGGCAGTTGGGCGTCGCGATGGTTGACGAAGAGGAACCAGATCTCGCGCCGGGTCGCTCGTCCGACGAGGGAGAGCACCCGGCCCTCGATGCGTTCGGGAGTCGAGAGCGGGAGCATCTGGTCGGGGTCGTAGTGTGGCGGCTTCATCACCCCAGAGTCGCCCGCGAGTGCGGCGGGCGGGCGGCGCGGCAGCGATGTGTGGATAACTCCGACGGGGTGCACGGTTGGCGCGGGTCGGCGCGGGTGGGTCGGCGCGGGCGGGTCGGCGCGGGGGGGGTGGGAGTGTCTCGGTGTCTCGTCCGGCATGTGCCGGGACTGTGGTGGTAGTCCGCCGCCAGCTAGCGCGCCCGTTCGTAGCTACTGCGCCCGGTCGACCGGGCGCGGATGCGTCAATCGGTCGCGGATGCGTCAATCGGGCGCACACCCTGGCCGTGGGGGTGATTACCGGTGCGGGCGCCGGCGCAGTCCGACCGAGAGTCACCGCCGGGTCAGGCGAGCACCCGGGCGTCGGCGATCTCGCTCCAGCCGTTGCTGGACACCGTGATCTCGAGGTGCGCCGTGATCTGCTCCTTCATCGCCTCGACGTGGCTGATCAGGCCGATCGTTCGCCCGCCCGCCCGCAGTGAGTCGAGGGTGCTCATCGCGATCTCGAGTGTGTCGCCGTCGAGCGACCCGAAGCCCTCGTCGATGAACAGGGTGTCGAGCCGGATGCCGCCTGCCTGGTTCTGCACGACCTCGGCGAGACCCAGGGCGAGCGCGAGCGAGGCGAGGAACGTCTCGCCGCCGGACAGGGAGTGAGTTGCTCGGGCACGTCCGCTGTGCTCGTCGCGGATGGCGAGGCCGAGCCCGGACTGCACGTTGCGGTAGGCGACGGCGTCGTCGTGCTCGAGGGCGTACCGGCCGCTCGTCATGGTGCGCAGGCGTGCGTTCGCGGCAGCGACGATCTCCTCGAGGCGGGCGGCGAGCACGTAGGTCTCGAGGCGCATCCGCTTGTCGTTGGGCTCCTTGCCCTCGACCGCGTTCGCGAGTTCCCGCAGCTGGCGTTGCTCGTCGAGCATCGCCCCGGATGCCGTGATCCGACGCCGTGCGGACGCGACAATGGTGCCGAGTTGCTCCACGCGGGCGCCGAGCGAGGTGCGAGCGGCGAGGGCGGCGTCCCGTGCGCTCGCCGTTGCGTCTCGCGCAGCCTCGGCCGGGAGGAGCTCGACCGTGTCGTCGGGCACGGCCGCGATCGCGGGCTCCGCGAGAGTCGCGGCGGCGGCGGCGAGGGCATCGTCGAAGCGGCGGATGCGCGCCTCGATCGCCGCGACTTTGCTGGCGTCGCGCCGCGCGTCAACGACCGAGGACTCGTCGGCGAAACCGTGCTCGTCGAGCACCTCGCGAACGGCCGCGGCCGCGGTGGCGAGCGTCTCGGCGCGCGTGGAGACCGCGGCGATCGCGTCGGCGAGGGCGGACGCTGCATCCAGCTGGTGCCGCAGTGTGGCCTCTCGGACCGCGACGGAGTCGAAGTCGCCGCGGTGGGTCGCGATCCGTGCCTCGAGCGCGGAACACCGGGTGCGGCTCTCGACCAGCTGCCTCTCGGCGTCGTCGCGGTCGGACCGAATCTGGTCGAGGGCGGTCGCGGCCTCCGCGAGCTCGGCCGTGAGGCGCCACAGCTCCAGCTCGAAGTCGGCCGATTCTGCGGCGGCGGACACGGCGGTGGCCAGCCGCTCGCGAGCCTCGGCGAGTTCGACCCGCAGCTGTTCGCTCGCTTTGCCCCCCGCGATCGCGCGCGCCTCGGCGACCCGACGGTCGAGATCCTTCGTGGCCTCATGCGCCGCATCGAGGTCGGCCTGCCGCGCGGATGCGGCCGTGCGGGCGCGCTCGATGTCCTCCGGAGTGACCGGGGCGCCGTCAAAGGTTGCCGGGGCCGGATGCTCCGCCGAGCCGCAGACGGAGCAGGCTTCGCCCTCCCGCAGCTCGCCGGCAAGCTCAGCGGCATGCCCGGAGAGCCGCTGCGCCATCAGGTCGTGGACGAGGGCGGCGGACGCCGCGGCCTCCCCGCTCGCAGTGCTCGCGGCGGCGAGCGCGGCAGTGAGCTTCGGCTCGAGGCGGTCCACCGTCGTCGCGGCCTTCTCGGCGGCGGTGAGCCGCTCGACGCGCTCGGCGGCGTCAGGTTCTGCCGCGCCGAGCACCTTCACCTCGCCCAGTCGGGAACGGATGACCTCGAGCTCGGCGGGCCGCGACTCGGCTAGCGCTATCTGCTTGGCGACCTTGGTCGCAAGGTCGACGCACCCGCGCTGCAGCGTGTCAGTTGCGCCGGTCAGCGCGGGGAGTGCGGCCTCGTCGGCGAGAGCGTCGGAAACAGTGCCGAGCGTTTCTCTGAGTTCGTCGATTTCAGCGCGAAGGTCACCCGTGCTCGGGGAGCGGTCGCCCGCGAAGTGCGTGCGATACCCCTCCCTCGCGACGGTCTCGGCGGACCGGGCGGAGTCGAGCGCGGCGGCGGCGGTTCGCCTCGCGGTCACCTGCGGCGTCGCGGCGGCAGCGTGGCGCGCGAGATTGACGACCTCGCGCTCCAGGGCAACGGCAGCGCGCTCGGCCTCAAGCTCGGCGAGGCGGTGTCGCGCGTCATCGCGCCGCTCCTGCTGCTCGCGCGTCTTCTCGAGTGCGCGATGGGCCCGGTCGGCGACCGTGAACTCGGCGTCGGCTC comes from the Marisediminicola antarctica genome and includes:
- a CDS encoding antibiotic biosynthesis monooxygenase, which encodes MSAPQAGFQSSSPVTVSITRNVDPDRVPDVTRWVQAGVRLASTWPGFLGSGWVRTSADSREWHMLYRFQDAATLADWDTSAQRAEWLETGTGLVEDRQVRRRTGIEGWFDTPTAATDLRATHDGASEVAPPRWKQAISIWLGFFPVNLAFTLLVVAFVPGWDDLWTLTKVLITTVVLTPIMAYWVLPLVTRMLRPWLTAPARRRRA
- a CDS encoding M18 family aminopeptidase, yielding MSDSMAHLHDLADFVRASPSSFHAVEEAGRRLTAAGFVALDEMDPWERGPGKRFVIRDGAIVAWIEPASATATTGFRILGAHTDSPGFKLKPKPTTTSQGWIQAGVEVYGGPLFNSWLDRELEFAGRLVFDDGTTALVRTGPFLRFPQLSVHLDRAVNEGLKLDPQAHLNPVIGVGDPADADVVDHLAHLAGRRGSAVAGYDIVVADTAPPAVFGLGSRLFASGRLDNLSSVHAGLTALLRVPTESEHILVFAAFDHEEVGSATRSGASGPLLADVLARIKEGSSVSDQARALAASWCLSADAGHAVHPNYAERHDPANRPIVGGGPLLKINANQRYATDAVGAAEWARACGQAGVGYQEFVSNNSLPCGSTIGPLTATRLGIRTIDVGIALLSMHSARELCGVDDPAAFTDAIEAFLAPAG
- a CDS encoding AAA family ATPase; translation: MRIRTLEIEGFGPYKQRQLVDFDRFAGDGLFLITGKTGAGKSSILDAICFALYGSVPRYDGTESNLRSDHCAADDPTRVELVFTVHDTDYRLSRSPAYDRPKKRGVGMALEKATAELAVRRGEHWEGIAAIPAQVGPEVRRIVGLTKDQFLQVILLAQNRFQEFLLAKNDDRQKVLRSLFGTHRFLDIETALVDQRKALDERLRAAREAIAVDAAHAAALLGDGEANGEPGSDSRGPTAPGESDATDATDATGESDSSAGGTAGTSIPTPLDPDLGWFEQGLAALTERLRAATDAATRADAEFTVADRAHRALEKTREQQERRDDARHRLAELEAERAAVALEREVVNLARHAAAATPQVTARRTAAAALDSARSAETVAREGYRTHFAGDRSPSTGDLRAEIDELRETLGTVSDALADEAALPALTGATDTLQRGCVDLATKVAKQIALAESRPAELEVIRSRLGEVKVLGAAEPDAAERVERLTAAEKAATTVDRLEPKLTAALAAASTASGEAAASAALVHDLMAQRLSGHAAELAGELREGEACSVCGSAEHPAPATFDGAPVTPEDIERARTAASARQADLDAAHEATKDLDRRVAEARAIAGGKASEQLRVELAEARERLATAVSAAAESADFELELWRLTAELAEAATALDQIRSDRDDAERQLVESRTRCSALEARIATHRGDFDSVAVREATLRHQLDAASALADAIAAVSTRAETLATAAAAVREVLDEHGFADESSVVDARRDASKVAAIEARIRRFDDALAAAAATLAEPAIAAVPDDTVELLPAEAARDATASARDAALAARTSLGARVEQLGTIVASARRRITASGAMLDEQRQLRELANAVEGKEPNDKRMRLETYVLAARLEEIVAAANARLRTMTSGRYALEHDDAVAYRNVQSGLGLAIRDEHSGRARATHSLSGGETFLASLALALGLAEVVQNQAGGIRLDTLFIDEGFGSLDGDTLEIAMSTLDSLRAGGRTIGLISHVEAMKEQITAHLEITVSSNGWSEIADARVLA
- a CDS encoding GNAT family N-acetyltransferase, with the protein product MTEYLSLPIDDESAERMRAGGLRLALVDTGDADAFGQWLEADARGFHQSRLSPELLAAQLRGLTDRRTSAVYDDSAADPSSPVSTVSSWPARLTLPGGSDSSAWAISAVTVASTHRRRGIASAMLTAELRTAQRLGIAVAILTVSEATIYGRFGFGPAVFAADWKINTRAAKWAGPMASGRIHMVPLEQARQDGEAIVERIRLNGPGEIDVRGHLWNRLFGLAGDPDRKKTLRAVRYDDADGVPQGFAIYSFAQPSEDFSAQTLNVEYLATATDDAYSGLWRYLLEIDLVSTVTAPLRRVDEPMVWQLSDFRSAKKDDEQDHLWTRVLDVKGALEARRYRAPGRIALEVSDPLGFAGGRFLLDVAADGTAVVSPLEGEVPDDAAAVALGIAELGALYLGGVSAVVLERAGRITELRPGSADAVDGAFRSAVAPWLSIWF